The genome window GGCCTTCGTCGGCGCACATGCGGCGCACCGCTTCGGACAATTCCTCGACGATGATGGGCGCCAGGCCCTCCATGGGCTCGTCCAGCAACAGCAACTGCGGGTTGGTCATCAGCGCGCGGCCGATGGCCAGCATCTGCTGCTCGCCGCCCGAGAGCTGCCCGCCGTAGTTGCCGGCGCGTTCGCGCAGGCGCGGAAAGAGCCCGTACACGCGCTCGAGCGTCCAGTGCGTGCCGCGCGCGATGACTTCCAGGTTCTCGCGCACGGTCAGCGACGGGAACACCTCGCGTTCCTGCGGCACCCAGCCTATGCCCCGGCGCGCGCGGTCGGCCGAGCGCAGGCGGGTGATGTCCTCGCCCAGCCAGCGGATGCGGCCGCGCTTGACTGTGGTGTTGCCCATCAGCGTCTCGAGCAGCGTGGTCTTGCCCACGCCGTTGCGCCCCAGGATGGCCAGGCTCTGGCCGCGCTCGACCGTGACCGACAGGTCGCTCAGCACGACCGCGTCGTTGTAGCCGGCCGTGAGGTTTTCGATTTGCAGGAAATCAGACACGCGAATTCCCCAGGTAGGCCGCCCGCACCTGCGGGTCGGCGGCGATTTCGGCGGGCGTGCCTTCCACCAGGACGGCGCCCGCCACCAGCACCGAGATGCGCTGGGCGAAGCGGAACACCAGGTCCATGTCGTGTTCGATGAAGAGCACCGTCATTTCCGGGGGCAGGCCGGCGATCACCTCGAACAGCTCGCCGCTTTCGTCCTCGGGTACCCCGGCCGCCGGTTCGTCCAGCAGCAGGATGCTGGGCTTGGCCGCCAGCGCCAGCACGATTTCGAGCAGGCGCTGCTTGCCGTAGGGTAGTTCGGCGGTGTCGACGTAGGCGTACTGGGCGAGGTTGAACTGCTTGAGCAGCGCATGGGCTTCGTCGGCCACCCAGGAGCAGCTGCCCAGCGGGCGCCACCAGACCCTGCCCAGCGCCTCGCGCTCG of Pigmentiphaga sp. H8 contains these proteins:
- a CDS encoding ABC transporter ATP-binding protein; translation: MSDFLQIENLTAGYNDAVVLSDLSVTVERGQSLAILGRNGVGKTTLLETLMGNTTVKRGRIRWLGEDITRLRSADRARRGIGWVPQEREVFPSLTVRENLEVIARGTHWTLERVYGLFPRLRERAGNYGGQLSGGEQQMLAIGRALMTNPQLLLLDEPMEGLAPIIVEELSEAVRRMCADEGLTAIIVEQHPVLALSMSQHAIVLERGVVAYAGASAELAADTERLDQLLGVGKSPPPTR
- a CDS encoding ABC transporter ATP-binding protein, coding for MTTATIATPALRTRKLTKRFGGFTAVNGVTLDIAPGSRQALIGPNGAGKTTLINLLTGILRPTEGRISLDDDDITHLPADKRVHRGLVRTFQINTLFPRLTPLQAASLAISEREALGRVWWRPLGSCSWVADEAHALLKQFNLAQYAYVDTAELPYGKQRLLEIVLALAAKPSILLLDEPAAGVPEDESGELFEVIAGLPPEMTVLFIEHDMDLVFRFAQRISVLVAGAVLVEGTPAEIAADPQVRAAYLGNSRV